From the genome of Brassica oleracea var. oleracea cultivar TO1000 chromosome C4, BOL, whole genome shotgun sequence:
TTGCCCAGCTTGTTATTCTATCCCCCTAATGTTGGGTACTCAGATTCATCAAAATGACAATCTGCATATCTGGCCTTAAACAAATCTCCTGTTGTTGGCTCAAGATATTTAATAATGGTGGGAGAGTCAAATCCAACATATATTCTCATCCTCCTTTGAGATCCCGTTTTTGTTCTCTGTAGTAGTGCAATAGGAACATACACAGAACATCCAAATGTTTTGATGTGGGACACGTCTGGCTCATGACCCGAGAGTAATTGGGATGGAGAATATTTGTGTTCACTAGATGGCCTTATGCGTATCAATTCAGCAGCATGTAATACCGCATGTCCCCAAACTGATACTGGAAGCTTCGACCTCATGAGTAATGGTCGAGCTATGAGTTGGACTCTTTTAATGAAGGATTCGGCCAATCCATTCTGTGTTTGTACATGTGCCACGGAGTGTTCCACACTTACCCCCATGGACACAACTATGTACTCTTAAAATAATTGTTTGTATAGTGATAGTTATCAATTCTCGGGGTTAAAGTCACAAGAAATTCAAATGGAATTACATATATACAAACAATTGTCCACGGAGTGTTCCATAGTAATCATTAAAAGTTTGGGAATTGAATTCATTAGCATTGTCAAGACGAATAGTTTTAAGTGGAAAATCTGAAAAGTAGGCTCTCAGTCTTATGATCTGGGCCAGTAATCTAGCAAATGACAGGTTTCTAGTGGATAATAAACAAACATGCGACCATCTGGTCGATGCATCAATGAGGACCATAAAATATCGAAATGTCCCACAAGGTGGGTGTACTGGTCCACATATATCGCCTTGAATCCTTTCCAGAAAGTTTAATGTTTCCTTAACCACCTTTACAGGTGATGGCCTTATTATTAATTTCCCTTGTGAGCATGGAACACATGGGAAGCTCTTAGGGAGAATTTTCCTATCTTTCAAGGAATGGCCAGTTGAGTTCAAGAGTATTTTGCGCATCATAGCCGAACCAGGATGGCCGAGCCTGTCGTGCCATTGGTTAAAGGNNNNNNNNNNNNNNNNNNNNNNNNNNNNNNNNNNNNNNNNNNNNNNNNNNNNNNNNNNNNNNNNNNNNNNNNNNNNNNNNNNNNNNNNNNNNNNNNNNNNNNNNNNNNNNNNNNNNNNNNNNNNNNNNNNNNNNNNNNNNNNNNNNNNNNNNNNNNNNNNNNNNNNNNNNNNNNNNNNNNNNNNNNNNNNNNNNNNNNNNNNNNNNNNNNNNNNNNNNNNNNNNNNNNNNNNNNNNNNNNNNNNNNNNNNNNNNNNNNNNNNNNNNNNNNNNNNNNNNNNNNNNNNNNNNNNNNNNNNNNNNNNNNNNNNNNNNNNNNNNNNNNNNNNNNNNNNNNNNNNNNNNNNNNNNNNNNNNNNNNNNNNNNNNNNNNNNNNNNNNNNNNNNNNNNNNNNNNNNNNNNNNNNNNNNNNNNNNNNNNNNNNNNNNNNNNNNNNNNNNNNNNNNNNNNNNNNNNNNNNNNNNNNNNNNNNNNNNNNNNNNNNNNNNNNNNNNNNNNNNNNNNNNNNNNNNNNNNNNNNNNNNNNNNNNNNNNNNNNNNNNNNNNNNNNNNNNNNNNNNNNNNNNNNNNNNNNNNNNNNNNNNNNNNNNNNNNNNNNNNNNNNNNNNNNNNNNNNNNNNNNNNNNNNNNNNNNNNNNNNNNNNNNNNNNNNNNNNNNNNNNNNNNNNNNNNNNNNNNNNNNNNNNNNNNNNNNNNNNNNNNNNNNNNNNNNNNNNNNNNNNNNNNNNNNNNNNNNNNNNNNNNNNNNNNNNNNNNNNNNNNNNNNNNNNNNNNNNNNNNNNNNNNNNNNNNNNNNNNNNNNNNNNNNNNNNNNNNNNNNNNNNNNNNNNNNNNNNNNNNNNNNNNNNNNNNNNNNNNNNNNNNNNNNNNNNNNNNNNNNNNNNNNNNNNNNNNNNNNNNNNNNNNNNNNNNNNNNNNNNNNNNNNNNNNNNNNNNNNNNNNNNNNNNNNNNNNNNNNNNNNNNNNNNNNNNNNNNNNNNNNNNNNNNNNNNNNNNNNNNNNNNNNNNNNNNNNNNNNNNNNNNNNNNNNNNNNNNNNNNNNNNNNNNNNNNNNNNNNNNNNNNNNNNNNNNNNNNNNNNNNNNNNNNNNNNNNNNNNNNNNNNNNNNNNNNNNNNNNNNNNNNNNNNNNNNNNNNNNNNNNNNNNNNNNNNNNNNNNNNNNNNNNNNNNNNNNNNNNNNNNNNNNNNNNNNNNNNNNNNNNNNNNNNNNNNNNNNNNNNNNNNNNNNNNNNNNNNNNNNNNNNNNNNNNNNNNNNNNNNNNNNNNNNNNNNNNNNNNNNNNNNNNNNNNNNNNNNNNNNNNNNNNNNNNNNNNNNNNNNNNNNNNNNNNNNNNNNNNNNNNNNNNNNNNNNNNNNNNNNNNNNNNNNNNNNNNNNNNNNNNNNNNNNNNNNNNNNNNNNNNNNNNNNNNNNNNNNNNNNNNNNNNNNNNNNNNNNNNNNNNNNNNNNNNNNNNNNNNNNNNNNNNNNNNNNNNNNNNNNNNNNNNNNNNNNNNNNNNNNNNNNNNNNNNNNNNNNNNNNNNNNNNNNNNNTACGACTTGGGTTTAGGGTATAGAGTTTAGGTTTATAGTCTAGTTTTTGGGTTTAGGGTATATAATTTGGGTTTAGGATCTAGGATTAGGGTTTAGGATATATAATTTGGCTTTAGGGTGATCATGATTGTTTTATTTATTTATTATTATTATTATTATTTTTTTTTTAATTTTTGATATTGGATTTTGCTGGTTGTGAAACCAACCAAGAAAAAAAGTTTGATGTGTGTAATAGCCGATTTTATTTGGCAAACATCACATCAGTTTGGATTGAGGATTGTGATAGGGTTTTTTTTTTAGGGTGATCATGATTGTTTTATTATTTATTATTATTATTATTTTAATTTTGGATAATGGATTTTGCTGGTTGTGAAACCAAGCAAGAGAAAAAGTTTGATGTGTGTAATGGCCGATTTTATTTGGCAAACATCACATCAGTTTGGATTGAGGATTTTGATGGGGTTTTTGATTTGGCCAGATTATACATTCATTATTTCACATCTGGTAATTAGGCCAATCAAAGGATTGAATCATGGGTTTTTTTTTTAATCTTTCATAAAATCCGGAAACATGGATGACAAAAGGAGAGAGGAGCAGCCGATTTTATTAATGGCTTTTAGCCAAGGGGATTTGCAATCTTTCAATAATTTTGTTTATGATTCAAAAGGTTCTTAGAATCATGATTCATATAGATCATGGATTCAAGATTAATATTTGAGATGATTTTAGATCTACAGATTTTTCTCTTTTATAATATCTATAGATTTCTATTGTTTTATAAGTTTTAGGATTCATAAAAAATTTAGATTCATATAGATCTTTACAATCAAAATTCAGATATGTGGTGTTCTTAGATTTTAGGGTTAGATTATTTTACCTTTTCACCACAAGGATTCTGAATGGACCACCTTAAGAGAGAGAAGAAGATGATCTGCGGATAGTGGAGAGAGGTGGAGAAGTGGCCGGCGTGGGGCTGGCCGGAGGAGAGGAGGTCGCCGGCGGAGAGCTTGCTCAGGTGGAGAGAGCTTCGTGCTGATAACGTGTTAAGATTTGAGAGAAGGTTTGTGAGAATGTGTTGTATATTTCTTATTGCTTACACCACTATATATAGTGGTTCATACAAGGTGGAGTCAAAGGGAGAATTGATTACAAAGATACTCTACATAATGACATGATCAAACTCATAAAGACTAAAGTTGAATGAGTCTTCCATGTGGCTGGATGTAAATCCACTCCATGATTCATAACAATACAAACAATTTTCGTTCGATTGTACTTTGTCTCTCCGAATATCTGTTAGCTATTACTCTAACTTCAGATTCTATTATTTTGGTCACAGGCTCGGTACTTTTTTTTGCAGCTGCCGCTAGACCCGGCGGTTAAGAAACGAACAGGGTGAATGGCTTCCTCATCTGCGTCTAAGTATGATGTCTTCCTCACTTTCCGTGGTGAAGACACACGCCATTCGATCGTGAGTCATTTGTACGCAGCACTTACTAGGAGAGGACTTTTTACCTTCAAAGACGATAAAAAGCTTGAGATAGGCGATCGCATCTCTGAAGAACTACGCAGAGCCATACAAGGCTCAGATTTTGTTGTCGTGGTTCTCTCGGAGAAGTACGCTACTTCTAGGTGGTGTTTGATGGAGCTCCAATTGATAATGGAGCTTCAGAGGGAGGGGAGACTCAGCGTCTTCCCCGTCTTCTATAAAGTAGAACCCTCTTCAGTGAGGCATCAGCTAAGAAGCTTCGATCTTGAAAGATACCAACGTGATCCAGTGATGGCAAAAAATATTCCCATGTGGAGAGAAGCTCTTAATCAGATCACAGGCCTTTCAGGCATGGAATCTAGACGCTGGTTAGCTTTCTTCCTCAGAAATTATAAAATTTCTGTTTTGGATGTCTGGATGTTTCTTGATTGTAAATTATAATAAAGTTCTTGAATATATCTGGATGTTTCTTGATTATTAATTGTGTTTAGTTTTTATTTGTTTCAAATTTTAGCGTTGATGAGGCAACAATGGTTGAGAAAATCGCACGAGATATTTCAAGACGCAAGACATTGATGCGTAATATAGACTCGAAACATATTGTTGGAGTGGAAACTCACATGCAAGGTCTCAAGTCTCTCTTAGACATGGACTCGGAGAATTATGAAGTTCGTATGATTGGAATCTGGGGAATGGGAGGGATTGGCAAAACCACCATTGCCAAGTGTCTCTATGACCAGCTCTCATTTCAATTTGAAGCCACCTATTTCACACAAGATATCAAGGGTATTCACAAAGGCCATGATCTGATAAATTTACAAAAGAAACTACTTGTCTACAATACGCTTGGTGATGATATCAGTCTGTGGAGCGTGGAAGCTGGACGTGAGGAAATAAAGGCTAGACTTGGGAACCACAAGGTTCTTCTTGTGCTTGATGGTGTGGATAAAATAGAGCAGGTGCATGCTCTGGCAAAAGAGACGAGCTGGTTTGGCCCTCGGAGCAGAATCATCATAACCACCCGAGACAGGGGCTTGCTCCGTAGCTGTGGAGTAAAGACCATTTATGAGGTGAAGTGTTTGGACGATAAGGGTTCCATGCAGATGTTTAAACAGATTGCTTTTGAAGGAAGAAGTCCTCCTTGTGATGATTTTGAGCAACTCTCACTCCGAGCAGTCCGGCTTGCTCACGGGCTTCCTTCTGCCATTAAAGCCTATGCCTTATTTCTCCGGGCAAGGGACAACTCTCTTGAGGAGTGGGAAGAAGCAGTATGTGGACTTGAAAGTGCTACTGACGAGAACATAATGGAAATCTTGAAACTTAGCTATGATGGCTTAGCAAAAAAACATCAGAATGTTTTCCTACAAGTTGCATGCCTTTTCAACGGAGAAACTTACCAGCGTATCATTACACTACTTGATGGTTCCGGACATGAGAGGAATCTGTGTATAAGAGTTTTGGCAGAGAGATCTCTCATCAGTATAACAACCAATGGATATGTAATCCTGCATAAGTTGGTTGAACAAATGGGAAGAGGAATTATGCTTGACTGTCAAAACTTCATCGGTGATCCTGAGAAAGTTGTTGCTGCACTGGTCCACGGAGAAGTAAGTATATCCAGACTTTTTTATGTTCTTTATGTTTCTGTTATGAATGAACTCGAATCAACCTGAAAAAAGCAAAATAACTTAAACGAATTGAAGCAAATACCCAGATTAGTATATTGATTATGTGAATAAATAAATTTATAAATTTCTAAACTCATATTTATATTGACTCCAAACCCCGATTTTCTTTTTCCTTCGGAAACATTTTAATCCTAGAAAAGGTAAAAATTCCCTACTCCCTAAACGACATGCCATACCGCGGGGCTTACTTCCGGCCCAACAAATGCTAGTTTTTTATTGGTGCACATATATCTAAGACACTTCCAGAACTAACCGTTTTTATTCAAGGCCAATTATACCTTTTTTTCTTATCACCAGGGAACAGAACAAACTGAATGCATCTCCCTACACACCTGTGAGATGACCTGTGCACTCTCCTTGAAGAAGAGTGTTTTTGAACTTATGTATAAACTCAAGTTTTTCAAGGTCTACAAGCATGTTAACGACATAGAATCGAGGCTGCAGGTCACTACGGACGATGATTACCTTTGCATGCCGTGTAACCTAAAGTTGTTCCACTGGGATGCATTTCCATTGACCACCTTGCCTCTCAAGGCTGGTTCGTACTTTCTTGTTGAACTCAATCTGCGTTACAGCAATCTAGAAACACTTTGGAACGAAAAACTGGTAAAACCCCTTGCTTTTCTTCTTAATGTTTTTTATTTCATAGCAATGCCAAACTAGTCTTTGTTGTAGGATTTCGAGAATTTGAAGAAACTAGATGTGACGGGATCTAAGAATCTCAAACAACTTCCAGATCTTTCAGATGTCAAGAATCTTGAAGAGTTGATTCTAGAACAATGCACGCGACTGGAAGGGGTTCCAGAGTCCATTGGATATTATAAGCCTACCCTACGTAGGCTTGTTCTATCATACTACGGTGGGCCTGAGAGTCCCATGCGTGTTGTTGTTAGACGGAAAGTGACGCAAAGTAGTACTACATTGGAGTTCCCAACTGCAGAAGTGAGAATGAAACTTGGGGATATAACTATCGCGGGAGACGTAATATTTCATTTTTCTTCAAGTTGTCAAGGAAATGCTGAATACTTCTCCTTAAGTTCTTCTGAGCAACACAGCCCTGTCCAGCAAGCTCCTAGGGTCATCTCTGAGTTCAACAAATTTGAGACGCTCAATATCAGGAGGTTCAGCTACGAAGAGAATGGTCGACCTGTCACCTTTCACAGCTTTCCAAATCTTCTTAAACATTCAAAAGTTGTCAGATGATATTGATGACTTCGAATTCCTCCAAAAGCTGGACTTGAGCGGAAATGATTTTAAGAACTTACCATCAAATATTACTATACTTCCACGTTTGAGAACTCTGTGGCTTCGAAACTGCGGCAAACTCGAGGAACTGCCAGAGCTAGCTCAGGTGCAGTCACTCACTCTTTCTAACTGTAGGAACCTCAGATCATTGGTGAAACGCTCTGATTCGGGAAGTTACTGTTTGCTTGAGCTTTCCCTTGACAACTGCAACAATGTTGGATCACTGTCCGATCAGCTTAGTCAGTTCAACAAGTTGACATATTTAGATCTCAGCAGCCATGATTTTGAGACATTGCCATCAAGCATCTCTGATCTTACATCCTTGGTAACTCTCTGTCTCAATAACTGCAAGAAACTCAAATCAGTGGAAGAAGTTCCACCGAGCCTCCAGTTTCTGGATGCACAGGGATGTGATTCCCTTGAAGCTAATGCTTTAGAAATTTTTCGAGAGAGACTAAACAAAAAGGTGAATGTTCTGCCCTTGAGGCCTTGAACCATCTCAACTATGGTTTATTTAGTCCCTTTATCATCATTTTTCTTCATTCTATACTGTTTCCTTGCATTTTAAATTCTTGTATCAATCCACACAAAATGGATGGTAACCAATGTTCATTTACTTTATATGCTTATATATGACCTATATAAGTCCCAATAACAACTCTCTATTTAGTTTACCAATGCCAAATTTTCCACCAAGACTCTGGTTGCGGCTGTCAAACTTTATTGAGAAACGGTATGGCCTGTTTTTAAGAGCAACTGAAGAATCTTTTTGACTGTTTCTCAAGACTTTACCGTGAAGAAGAATGTTATGATTGGATTAGTGAAAGTGGAAAGTCCATGACAATGAGGGATAAAAGGGACATGAGATGATTTTAGTTAGTGGCAAGTGTTGTAGCGGGAGAAATATTTTTTTTCCATTATTCGTTCCAACATAGCTAGTGAGAGTGAAGTGTATATTTGGACTATGACTCTGATTTCACAAGACAAGTATGTACGAGTAT
Proteins encoded in this window:
- the LOC106338805 gene encoding LOW QUALITY PROTEIN: TMV resistance protein N (The sequence of the model RefSeq protein was modified relative to this genomic sequence to represent the inferred CDS: inserted 2 bases in 1 codon), which codes for MASSSASKYDVFLTFRGEDTRHSIVSHLYAALTRRGLFTFKDDKKLEIGDRISEELRRAIQGSDFVVVVLSEKYATSRWCLMELQLIMELQREGRLSVFPVFYKVEPSSVRHQLRSFDLERYQRDPVMAKNIPMWREALNQITGLSGMESRRCVDEATMVEKIARDISRRKTLMRNIDSKHIVGVETHMQGLKSLLDMDSENYEVRMIGIWGMGGIGKTTIAKCLYDQLSFQFEATYFTQDIKGIHKGHDLINLQKKLLVYNTLGDDISLWSVEAGREEIKARLGNHKVLLVLDGVDKIEQVHALAKETSWFGPRSRIIITTRDRGLLRSCGVKTIYEVKCLDDKGSMQMFKQIAFEGRSPPCDDFEQLSLRAVRLAHGLPSAIKAYALFLRARDNSLEEWEEAVCGLESATDENIMEILKLSYDGLAKKHQNVFLQVACLFNGETYQRIITLLDGSGHERNLCIRVLAERSLISITTNGYVILHKLVEQMGRGIMLDCQNFIGDPEKVVAALGTEQTECISLHTCEMTCALSLKKSVFELMYKLKFFKVYKHVNDIESRLQVTTDDDYLCMPCNLKLFHWDAFPLTTLPLKAGSYFLVELNLRYSNLETLWNEKLDFENLKKLDVTGSKNLKQLPDLSDVKNLEELILEQCTRLEGVPESIGYYKPTLRRLVLSYYGGPESPMRVVVRRKVTQSSTTLEFPTAEVRMKLGDITIAGDVIFHFSSSCQGNAEYFSLSSSEQHSPVQQAPRVISEFNKFETLNIRRFSYEENGRPVTFHSFPNLXLNIQKLSDDIDDFEFLQKLDLSGNDFKNLPSNITILPRLRTLWLRNCGKLEELPELAQVQSLTLSNCRNLRSLVKRSDSGSYCLLELSLDNCNNVGSLSDQLSQFNKLTYLDLSSHDFETLPSSISDLTSLVTLCLNNCKKLKSVEEVPPSLQFLDAQGCDSLEANALEIFRERLNKKVNVLPLRP